The Pseudanabaena sp. ABRG5-3 genome includes the window TAATTCATCCAGATTGAGGCGATCGCTAGTAATTTCTCTGGGATTTGCTGATTCCGAATCATCACTCTCCTCATCTTCATCGTTAAACAGTGCAAACTCTTCAAACATCGATTGCACAAGCTCAGTCGATCGCTGCTCAGCAATATCTAGAATCGGTGAACTATAACTAAGTGGAGTTGGCTCAGTTTGCTCGATACCCAGTGCATTAGTATGAATCTCGTTGGGAATCTCCGACGGAGTTTCTACATCTTCTTCAGGGTCACTATCACTATATTGCCATTCTGACCCAAAGTCCGCAGAGATGGGAATTACATCAAACTTAACCGTTTTTTTCCACGGGGGAAGATCATTCACATTGTCCGATTCAGCCTCATCCCCAATACTAGATTGCTCAACATCAGATTTCACCGACAGACAGTCAATTTGCCATAGCCCTGGCACAAAATTGGTATAGGGCATAACGATCACCAAACCGTCATGGCTGAGGCGTTTGACCAATTTTTGTTGAAGAGGCTGGTGTCGCACATCAACAAGGGGACGATAGGCGATCGCAATACCAACTAGCACGTTCGCTAAATCAGAGCGTGCAGCGAGTCTGTACTGCCCTTCCAAAATTTCCACAGTTGGAGATTCTAGGGGCAACCAGGACTTGTCACCTTTGCGTTGTAACAAAAACTCCCAGTTTTCCATGGCGGCGATCGCGAGTTAAATCGGTAAGGTGTGTTTAGTTGCAAATACTAACCCATCTGGGCAGGTATAGCAATTAAACAGAGCTGTGAAGTGTGAGTTTTATCTAAGGTAAAACTCACACTTCACAATGGCTAGATCGAAAGTCCTAATTTCAGACCTAAAGCCGCATGAACAAATAACAAGAGTACGATCGCACTACCTAGATAAGCATGGGCATTACGGAGTAATGGTTTGTTACCACCAAATCCAGTGAGAGAGATGGCTCCATTAATAGCTAACAAAGTCAGAACTACTGAGCCTGTGATGAAATGAGGACTCTCAAGTAGGGGTTTGCCTTGCATCACTAGGGAAAGTAAACCACCACTGTAGCCTAGAGCCAAGAAAGTAGTCATTAACGGGGCAACTTTGCGGTGATCGGCTTTATTTTTAATCGCAACTTCAGTATCTGTGACCGTGCGACCACGCCATCCTGAAATAGCGACAAATGATCCCATCGCAAAAATAACGATCGCCATGAAAAATGGATGCCCCCAATGAGTCACTGGAGCAGGAATATTCAGAGATTTAAATTGATCGGCAATAGGCTGAAGGGACTCAGCCATCTTAGTAGCAAATTCAGTCATAGATTTGTGCAGAGTTTAGTGCAAAAGTGCGATGAACAATTATTAAAAATCTTTACAATTTTTAATAATTGTAGCGGCTCTCTGGGATCTAGCTGTCACGAAATAACGACAAAAGTTTTGCCCTTGTGATGGCGTGGAAAAGCCACGCTATCACAAGGGGCTTTGTAACCTAATTAACCACCATACTATCGAGAGGATCAGACATATCTGTATGCAAAGATGGTTCGGGCAGATCATCAACTAACTGATGCTGTGGCGGCATATAGGAATGACTCACGGGGTCATAGGCAAGCACTTCACCAGTTTCGAGGTTGTAGACCCAGCCATAAATATTTAAACGTCCTTGATATAGACGCGATCGCACCAGTGGATAGGTTTTGAGATGATCGATTTGCGTCAATACATTTTCGGCACTAGTGATTTCTAGTAACTCCTTATTCCGTAAATGGCTATAGTTCTCTTTCACTAAGCGTCTTGTCCCTTCAGCAAGTTTCAGCCATTCATAAACGATCGGCATTTCTTCTCGCAAATGCTCCAGCTTTAATAAACCATTCATCGCTCCACAGTGAGTATGTCCACAGACAATCACCTGCTCAATCTCCAAGGATTGAATGGCATATTCAATCGTCGCGCCTTCGCCGCTTAAACTACCATAGGGCGG containing:
- a CDS encoding carbonic anhydrase; amino-acid sequence: MRKLIRGLREFKDNHFPSHLELFEKLGMGQKPRVLFITCSDSRIDPNLLTKADVGELFIMRNAGNIIPPYGSLSGEGATIEYAIQSLEIEQVIVCGHTHCGAMNGLLKLEHLREEMPIVYEWLKLAEGTRRLVKENYSHLRNKELLEITSAENVLTQIDHLKTYPLVRSRLYQGRLNIYGWVYNLETGEVLAYDPVSHSYMPPQHQLVDDLPEPSLHTDMSDPLDSMVVN
- a CDS encoding DUF4079 domain-containing protein, coding for MTEFATKMAESLQPIADQFKSLNIPAPVTHWGHPFFMAIVIFAMGSFVAISGWRGRTVTDTEVAIKNKADHRKVAPLMTTFLALGYSGGLLSLVMQGKPLLESPHFITGSVVLTLLAINGAISLTGFGGNKPLLRNAHAYLGSAIVLLLFVHAALGLKLGLSI